The following coding sequences lie in one Musa acuminata AAA Group cultivar baxijiao chromosome BXJ3-1, Cavendish_Baxijiao_AAA, whole genome shotgun sequence genomic window:
- the LOC103987054 gene encoding U-box domain-containing protein 26-like: MPGSVAPLDLAGVTVPHHFRCPISLELMRDPVTVCTGQTYDRESIESWVATGSTTCPVTRARLADFTLIPNHTLRRLIQDWCVAHRSLGVERIPTPKQPADPALIRSLVAAARSQGGAAASRVAALRRLGSLVRESEKNRVVISTDETRSALVEIAFEGEESGYPDADQPAMDAMAVLSMLSMTEAESAGVAARPERLRRLGEVVRGHPSTEARINAATVIEAVAAGARSAETRAAVGGTEGVMEGLVELVAQRGNGRAGRVGIRGVFALCLAKENRGRALAAGAAAAVVGRVAELASSDVERALATVELLCREDGGRDAVVAGWGGGAVAVAALVRVMAGKASGRAAEHAAAVLVAVLGGSEALHAEAVAAGVVAHLLLMVQGGCSERAKRKAQLLLKLFRSAWPRHDTISNSDDFLQPF; encoded by the coding sequence ATGCCGGGGAGCGTGGCTCCGTTGGATCTGGCGGGGGTGACGGTACCGCACCATTTCCGGTGCCCGATCTCGCTAGAGCTGATGCGGGATCCGGTGACGGTGTGCACGGGGCAGACGTATGACCGGGAGAGCATCGAGTCGTGGGTGGCTACGGGGAGCACCACGTGCCCCGTCACCCGCGCTCGGCTCGCGGACTTCACCCTCATCCCCAACCACACCCTCCGCCGCCTCATCCAGGACTGGTGCGTCGCCCACCGCTCCCTCGGGGTGGAACGCATCCCCACCCCCAAGCAGCCCGCCGACCCAGCCCTCATCCGGTCGCTCGTCGCGGCCGCCCGCTCTCAAGGCGGCGCGGCAGCCTCGCGCGTCGCTGCGCTCCGCCGGCTCGGTTCACTGGTGCGGGAGTCGGAGAAGAATCGGGTAGTGATCTCGACTGACGAGACCCGCTCGGCCCTCGTCGAGATAGCGTTCGAGGGAGAGGAATCTGGGTACCCGGACGCGGACCAGCCAGCAATGGATGCAATGGCGGTGTTGTCGATGCTTTCGATGACGGAGGCCGAGAGCGCGGGGGTGGCGGCGAGACCAGAGCGGTTGCGCCGGCTGGGAGAGGTGGTAAGGGGGCACCCGTCGACGGAGGCTCGGATCAACGCGGCGACGGTGATCGAGGCGGTGGCTGCGGGGGCCCGGTCGGCGGAGACGCGAGCGGCGGTCGGTGGAACGGAGGGAGTGATGGAGGGCTTGGTGGAGCTCGTGGCGCAACGTGGGAACGGGCGGGCGGGGCGAGTGGGGATCCGGGGTGTGTTCGCCCTGTGCCTGGCGAAGGAGAACCGGGGGCGCGCGTTGGCAGCTGGGGCAGCCGCGGCGGTAGTCGGGAGGGTGGCCGAGCTGGCGTCAAGCGACGTGGAACGAGCGCTGGCGACGGTGGAGCTACTGTGCCGGGAGGACGGTGGCAGGGACGCGGTGGTGGCGGGATGGGGGGGAGGCGCGGTGGCAGTGGCGGCACTGGTGAGGGTGATGGCCGGGAAGGCGTCAGGGAGGGCGGCGGAGCACGCTGCGGCTGTGCTGGTGGCGGTGCTGGGGGGGTCAGAGGCTCTACACGCGGAGGCGGTGGCGGCCGGCGTGGTGGCCCATCTGCTGCTGATGGTGCAAGGCGGGTGCTCGGAGAGGGCAAAGAGGAAAGCGCAGCTCCTCCTAAAGCTCTTCCGCTCGGCATGGCCACGACACGACACCATCTCCAACTCCGACGACTTCCTCCAGCCATTCTAA
- the LOC135628923 gene encoding thioredoxin Y, chloroplastic-like encodes MTWKQSGAPRNLTLKNDEKWRPPAPLLRPRSPPTSAPAPSASARWSSRLSRRLASRRFAASPPRHQSMLGRGITAVPQRRLLPRVEAKKQTYSSFDELLEKCDKPLLVDFYATWCGPCQFMVPVLEEVSEKLKDRIQVIKIDTEKYTNIANCYQIEALPTFIIFRDGKPYDRFKAFIHNDIGYASCCDNLLVNFHEGAMPAHQLIQCIEAALKVKQ; translated from the exons ATGACTTGGAAACAAAGCGGAGCACCGCGAAACCTTACCCTAAAGAATGACGAGAAATGGCGGCCTCCTGCACCGCTGCTGCGGCCCCGTTCGCCACCGACCTCCGCACCCGCTCCATCTGCCTCTGCCCGTTGGAGCTCTCGGCTGTCGCGACGCCTCGCTTCTCGCCGCTTCGCCGCCTCGCCGCCTCGCCACCAATCGATGCTGGGCCGCGGTATCACCGCGGTCCCTCAGCGCCGACTTCTTCCTCGG GTAGAGGCAAAAAAGCAAACCTACTCTTCCTTTGATGAATTGTTGGAAAAATGTGATAAGCCTTTACTGGTCGACTTCTATGCAACATG GTGTGGTCCTTGCCAATTCATGGTGCCTGTTCTAGAAGAAGTGAGTGAAAAATTGAAAGACAGAATCCAAGTGATCAAAATTGATACAGAAAAGTACACTAACATAGCAAATTGCTACCAAATTGAGGCGTTGCCTACATTCATCATTTTCAGAGATGGAAAGCCATATGATCGCTTT AAAGCTTTCATTCACAATGACATCGGCTACGCATCTTGTTGTGACAACCTTTTGGTTAATTTTCATGAAGGAGCTATGCCTGCTCATCAGCTTATCCAATGCATTGAGGCTGCTCTGAAAGTCAAACAGTAG
- the LOC135628709 gene encoding probable mediator of RNA polymerase II transcription subunit 26c isoform X1, whose product MEAEDLRRLLRSSDVDLWDLIETAVAVAAADRPEELRARRDGIVERLYAPPADRCRDCGPRARSQPRGEEKGSSSPAMKREAAPPPTPPSPEPVDEDEEEEEEDAEAEEEDDPKSYDRSIDAANRRILAIKESLEHPDQSEDSLISLLQDLADMDITFKSLQETDIGRHVNGLRKHPSNEVRGLVKHLVRKWKDLVEEWVKSNSPGDQSASPAIIADGESPQQIPRKNFQNGLQTPERGNTPHSHTDGFSSSEAKVKANPPRREAPPTKPNAHVATALPSAPPPKPKEEKDGLLDPERLASARRRLHENYQEAQNAKKQRTIQVMDIHEIPKQKNTFTRKGGFQGKHW is encoded by the exons ATGGAGGCGGAGGACCTGCGGAGGCTGTTGAGGAGCTCCGACGTGGATCTGTGGGACTTGATCGAGaccgcggtggcggtggcggcggcggaccGACCGGAGGAGCTCCGTGCGCGGCGGGATGGGATCGTGGAACGGCTCTACGCGCCGCCGGCTGATCGGTGCCGGGACTGCGGTCCCCGGGCCAGGTCGCAGCCGCgaggggaggagaaggggagTAGCAGCCCGGCGATGAAGCGGGAGGCGGCCCCTCCGCCCACGCCGCCGTCGCCGGAGCCGGTGGatgaagacgaggaggaggaggaggaggacgcggaggcggaggaggaagatGATCCGAAGAGTTATGACCGCTCGATCGATGCGGCGAACAGGAGAATCCTCGCCATCAAGGAGTCCTTGGAACACCCCGATCAG TCGGAGGATTCCCTAATTAGCCTCCTCCAGGATCTCGCGGACATGGACATCACCTTCAAATCACTGCAG GAGACGGACATAGGGAGGCATGTGAATGGCCTTCGCAAGCATCCTTCCAACGAAGTGCGCGGATTGGTGAAGCATCTCGTGAG GAAGTGGAAAGATCTCGTGGAGGAATGGGTGAAATCGAATTCGCCAGGTGATCAATCTGCTTCTCCGGCAATCATCG CAGATGGTGAGTCCCCACAGCAAATTCCCCGAAAGAACTTCCAGAACGGTCTCCAG ACTCCAGAACGTGGAAACACCCCCCATTCTCACA CAGATGGTTTCTCGAGTTCAGAGGCAAAGGTGAAGGCCAATCCCCCGCGCAGAGAAGCTCCTCCAACCAAGCCGAACGCCCACGTCGCCACCGCGCTACCCTCTGCTCCTCCCCCT AAGCCAAAAGAAGAAAAGGACGGCTTGCTCGACCCCGAGCGACTCGCTTCTGCCAGGAGGCGGCTCCATGAGAACTACCAGGAAGCACAGAACG CCAAAAAGCAACGGACGATTCAGGTGATGGATATACACGAGATCCCGAAGCAGAAGAATACCTTCACCCGCAAAGGCGGGTTCCAGGGGAAGCACTGGTGA
- the LOC135628709 gene encoding probable mediator of RNA polymerase II transcription subunit 26c isoform X2 has translation MEAEDLRRLLRSSDVDLWDLIETAVAVAAADRPEELRARRDGIVERLYAPPADRCRDCGPRARSQPRGEEKGSSSPAMKREAAPPPTPPSPEPVDEDEEEEEEDAEAEEEDDPKSYDRSIDAANRRILAIKESLEHPDQSEDSLISLLQDLADMDITFKSLQETDIGRHVNGLRKHPSNEVRGLVKHLVRKWKDLVEEWVKSNSPGDQSASPAIIADGESPQQIPRKNFQNGLQTPERGNTPHSHNGFSSSEAKVKANPPRREAPPTKPNAHVATALPSAPPPKPKEEKDGLLDPERLASARRRLHENYQEAQNAKKQRTIQVMDIHEIPKQKNTFTRKGGFQGKHW, from the exons ATGGAGGCGGAGGACCTGCGGAGGCTGTTGAGGAGCTCCGACGTGGATCTGTGGGACTTGATCGAGaccgcggtggcggtggcggcggcggaccGACCGGAGGAGCTCCGTGCGCGGCGGGATGGGATCGTGGAACGGCTCTACGCGCCGCCGGCTGATCGGTGCCGGGACTGCGGTCCCCGGGCCAGGTCGCAGCCGCgaggggaggagaaggggagTAGCAGCCCGGCGATGAAGCGGGAGGCGGCCCCTCCGCCCACGCCGCCGTCGCCGGAGCCGGTGGatgaagacgaggaggaggaggaggaggacgcggaggcggaggaggaagatGATCCGAAGAGTTATGACCGCTCGATCGATGCGGCGAACAGGAGAATCCTCGCCATCAAGGAGTCCTTGGAACACCCCGATCAG TCGGAGGATTCCCTAATTAGCCTCCTCCAGGATCTCGCGGACATGGACATCACCTTCAAATCACTGCAG GAGACGGACATAGGGAGGCATGTGAATGGCCTTCGCAAGCATCCTTCCAACGAAGTGCGCGGATTGGTGAAGCATCTCGTGAG GAAGTGGAAAGATCTCGTGGAGGAATGGGTGAAATCGAATTCGCCAGGTGATCAATCTGCTTCTCCGGCAATCATCG CAGATGGTGAGTCCCCACAGCAAATTCCCCGAAAGAACTTCCAGAACGGTCTCCAG ACTCCAGAACGTGGAAACACCCCCCATTCTCACA ATGGTTTCTCGAGTTCAGAGGCAAAGGTGAAGGCCAATCCCCCGCGCAGAGAAGCTCCTCCAACCAAGCCGAACGCCCACGTCGCCACCGCGCTACCCTCTGCTCCTCCCCCT AAGCCAAAAGAAGAAAAGGACGGCTTGCTCGACCCCGAGCGACTCGCTTCTGCCAGGAGGCGGCTCCATGAGAACTACCAGGAAGCACAGAACG CCAAAAAGCAACGGACGATTCAGGTGATGGATATACACGAGATCCCGAAGCAGAAGAATACCTTCACCCGCAAAGGCGGGTTCCAGGGGAAGCACTGGTGA
- the LOC135628709 gene encoding probable mediator of RNA polymerase II transcription subunit 26c isoform X3 — translation MEAEDLRRLLRSSDVDLWDLIETAVAVAAADRPEELRARRDGIVERLYAPPADRCRDCGPRARSQPRGEEKGSSSPAMKREAAPPPTPPSPEPVDEDEEEEEEDAEAEEEDDPKSYDRSIDAANRRILAIKESLEHPDQSEDSLISLLQDLADMDITFKSLQETDIGRHVNGLRKHPSNEVRGLVKHLVRKWKDLVEEWVKSNSPGDQSASPAIIDGESPQQIPRKNFQNGLQTPERGNTPHSHTDGFSSSEAKVKANPPRREAPPTKPNAHVATALPSAPPPKPKEEKDGLLDPERLASARRRLHENYQEAQNAKKQRTIQVMDIHEIPKQKNTFTRKGGFQGKHW, via the exons ATGGAGGCGGAGGACCTGCGGAGGCTGTTGAGGAGCTCCGACGTGGATCTGTGGGACTTGATCGAGaccgcggtggcggtggcggcggcggaccGACCGGAGGAGCTCCGTGCGCGGCGGGATGGGATCGTGGAACGGCTCTACGCGCCGCCGGCTGATCGGTGCCGGGACTGCGGTCCCCGGGCCAGGTCGCAGCCGCgaggggaggagaaggggagTAGCAGCCCGGCGATGAAGCGGGAGGCGGCCCCTCCGCCCACGCCGCCGTCGCCGGAGCCGGTGGatgaagacgaggaggaggaggaggaggacgcggaggcggaggaggaagatGATCCGAAGAGTTATGACCGCTCGATCGATGCGGCGAACAGGAGAATCCTCGCCATCAAGGAGTCCTTGGAACACCCCGATCAG TCGGAGGATTCCCTAATTAGCCTCCTCCAGGATCTCGCGGACATGGACATCACCTTCAAATCACTGCAG GAGACGGACATAGGGAGGCATGTGAATGGCCTTCGCAAGCATCCTTCCAACGAAGTGCGCGGATTGGTGAAGCATCTCGTGAG GAAGTGGAAAGATCTCGTGGAGGAATGGGTGAAATCGAATTCGCCAGGTGATCAATCTGCTTCTCCGGCAATCATCG ATGGTGAGTCCCCACAGCAAATTCCCCGAAAGAACTTCCAGAACGGTCTCCAG ACTCCAGAACGTGGAAACACCCCCCATTCTCACA CAGATGGTTTCTCGAGTTCAGAGGCAAAGGTGAAGGCCAATCCCCCGCGCAGAGAAGCTCCTCCAACCAAGCCGAACGCCCACGTCGCCACCGCGCTACCCTCTGCTCCTCCCCCT AAGCCAAAAGAAGAAAAGGACGGCTTGCTCGACCCCGAGCGACTCGCTTCTGCCAGGAGGCGGCTCCATGAGAACTACCAGGAAGCACAGAACG CCAAAAAGCAACGGACGATTCAGGTGATGGATATACACGAGATCCCGAAGCAGAAGAATACCTTCACCCGCAAAGGCGGGTTCCAGGGGAAGCACTGGTGA
- the LOC135628709 gene encoding probable mediator of RNA polymerase II transcription subunit 26c isoform X4 gives MEAEDLRRLLRSSDVDLWDLIETAVAVAAADRPEELRARRDGIVERLYAPPADRCRDCGPRARSQPRGEEKGSSSPAMKREAAPPPTPPSPEPVDEDEEEEEEDAEAEEEDDPKSYDRSIDAANRRILAIKESLEHPDQSEDSLISLLQDLADMDITFKSLQETDIGRHVNGLRKHPSNEVRGLVKHLVRKWKDLVEEWVKSNSPGDQSASPAIIDGESPQQIPRKNFQNGLQTPERGNTPHSHNGFSSSEAKVKANPPRREAPPTKPNAHVATALPSAPPPKPKEEKDGLLDPERLASARRRLHENYQEAQNAKKQRTIQVMDIHEIPKQKNTFTRKGGFQGKHW, from the exons ATGGAGGCGGAGGACCTGCGGAGGCTGTTGAGGAGCTCCGACGTGGATCTGTGGGACTTGATCGAGaccgcggtggcggtggcggcggcggaccGACCGGAGGAGCTCCGTGCGCGGCGGGATGGGATCGTGGAACGGCTCTACGCGCCGCCGGCTGATCGGTGCCGGGACTGCGGTCCCCGGGCCAGGTCGCAGCCGCgaggggaggagaaggggagTAGCAGCCCGGCGATGAAGCGGGAGGCGGCCCCTCCGCCCACGCCGCCGTCGCCGGAGCCGGTGGatgaagacgaggaggaggaggaggaggacgcggaggcggaggaggaagatGATCCGAAGAGTTATGACCGCTCGATCGATGCGGCGAACAGGAGAATCCTCGCCATCAAGGAGTCCTTGGAACACCCCGATCAG TCGGAGGATTCCCTAATTAGCCTCCTCCAGGATCTCGCGGACATGGACATCACCTTCAAATCACTGCAG GAGACGGACATAGGGAGGCATGTGAATGGCCTTCGCAAGCATCCTTCCAACGAAGTGCGCGGATTGGTGAAGCATCTCGTGAG GAAGTGGAAAGATCTCGTGGAGGAATGGGTGAAATCGAATTCGCCAGGTGATCAATCTGCTTCTCCGGCAATCATCG ATGGTGAGTCCCCACAGCAAATTCCCCGAAAGAACTTCCAGAACGGTCTCCAG ACTCCAGAACGTGGAAACACCCCCCATTCTCACA ATGGTTTCTCGAGTTCAGAGGCAAAGGTGAAGGCCAATCCCCCGCGCAGAGAAGCTCCTCCAACCAAGCCGAACGCCCACGTCGCCACCGCGCTACCCTCTGCTCCTCCCCCT AAGCCAAAAGAAGAAAAGGACGGCTTGCTCGACCCCGAGCGACTCGCTTCTGCCAGGAGGCGGCTCCATGAGAACTACCAGGAAGCACAGAACG CCAAAAAGCAACGGACGATTCAGGTGATGGATATACACGAGATCCCGAAGCAGAAGAATACCTTCACCCGCAAAGGCGGGTTCCAGGGGAAGCACTGGTGA